From a region of the Thermodesulfatator atlanticus DSM 21156 genome:
- a CDS encoding SufB/SufD family protein, which yields MSEKNGNRTEHLTLEDFIPAKKVKPPTSLEELAPEEVARLKEVGIDLEAKDKLGLFVQADCGVVSCHCVPKGIELLPITEALKKYDWLVENYLWKAVPKEKDEFTKITAEDLDNGYFIRVMPGEKVIYPLQTCLYIRTDNVAQRVHNIVIVEEGAELHIITGCTTNPHVTSGLHIGVSEFYVKKNAKFSYTMIHEWGENIHVRPRTGVWVEEGGVMISNYVSLDKVGSVQSYPTCRLKGRGAIGQFTSIIAAPEGAHLDLGSRVILEAPETRAEIISRTVCYGGEVIARGHLIGKAPEIKAHLECQGLMLTDKGYILAIPELEAHVANVDMSHEAAVGKIAQEEIEYLMARGLDEEEATSLVVRGFLNVRIEGLPEELQAKIDKTIEEAKKGM from the coding sequence ATGTCTGAAAAGAATGGAAACAGAACTGAACATCTAACATTAGAGGATTTTATTCCAGCTAAAAAAGTAAAACCGCCAACTTCTCTTGAGGAATTGGCACCTGAGGAAGTTGCAAGGCTAAAGGAAGTAGGAATTGATCTTGAAGCAAAAGACAAACTTGGCCTTTTTGTCCAGGCAGATTGTGGGGTTGTTTCCTGCCATTGTGTGCCCAAAGGCATCGAGCTACTTCCAATTACCGAAGCCCTTAAAAAATACGACTGGCTAGTTGAAAACTATTTGTGGAAAGCGGTTCCTAAAGAGAAAGATGAATTTACCAAAATTACCGCTGAGGATTTAGACAACGGCTACTTTATCCGGGTTATGCCAGGTGAGAAGGTAATTTATCCGCTTCAGACCTGCCTTTACATTCGCACCGACAATGTTGCTCAACGGGTACATAACATCGTGATTGTTGAAGAAGGGGCAGAGCTTCACATTATTACCGGCTGTACCACCAATCCGCATGTTACTTCAGGGCTCCATATAGGGGTGTCTGAGTTTTATGTTAAGAAAAACGCCAAGTTCAGCTACACCATGATTCACGAGTGGGGAGAAAACATCCATGTACGCCCGCGCACAGGTGTCTGGGTGGAAGAAGGCGGGGTCATGATTTCTAATTATGTCTCCCTTGATAAAGTAGGCTCAGTACAGTCTTATCCTACCTGTCGCCTTAAAGGCCGAGGCGCTATTGGGCAGTTCACTTCGATCATCGCCGCTCCTGAAGGTGCCCACCTAGATTTAGGTTCGCGAGTTATCCTAGAGGCCCCAGAGACCCGGGCGGAAATTATTTCGCGCACCGTGTGTTATGGCGGGGAAGTAATTGCCCGAGGGCATCTTATCGGCAAAGCCCCTGAGATTAAAGCCCACCTAGAGTGTCAGGGGCTTATGCTTACAGACAAGGGCTATATCCTTGCCATTCCAGAGCTTGAAGCCCACGTGGCTAATGTTGATATGTCCCATGAAGCTGCTGTTGGAAAAATCGCCCAGGAAGAGATTGAATATCTTATGGCCCGCGGGCTTGATGAGGAAGAGGCTACAAGTCTTGTGGTTCGTGGTTTCTTAAACGTGCGTATTGAAGGGCTCCCTGAAGAACTTCAGGCCAAAATAGACAAGACCATCGAAGAAGCCAAAAAAGGTATGTAG